The DNA region TGACAACTTGAATATTCGTGATTCCCCCCCTGTCCATTGCCCCATCCTCCTAACGACAAGGATGGAAAGTAGACGAGATTCAAGTTTCGCAAAACCAGCCCAGTCGTTAAGAGGTGTGCGACACTCTCAATTCAACCCACAAGGTAGTTCCGAGTTGAGTGATGTATGGGCGATCGAGTTTGACTACTTCGAGCTCGGGCAGCGACTCAGCTGCGCTTTCGATAATATGAGCGATATCTCGATTCCACCAGCACCCGTACTCTAGGGGAAAGAAAAGCTTGAGTCAAGTCCGGCGAGTGAATCTGAGAGGGCGGGCTTACTCTTGAAGTGTGAAGCCGCCGACCTGTCTAGCAAACCGTTGACGAAACCCCACCACCCTCGGCCATGCTCGACGAGGATAATTCTGCCAGTATCCGGCTTCACCATGTTGGCTAGGTCCCGAATCACTTGTTTGGGATCGCGAACACTACACAGCGAGAATGTTGAGCAGACAAAGTCATACTTTGTTGACGTCGAGATTTGCTCCGGTGGGGGAGGAATGAAAACGTGTATGTCAGACTGGAAAACCCTCAACTTGTTCGATAGATAGGAGTATACTCCCCAGTGGCTCTGTGCAGGTAGGGACTGTTGTTGGGCTTGAGACTCAACGCCTGCCAGTTGGGGAACCATTTGCGCAAGCTTGTCTATGGCGACGCCCAGCATCTCGCCCGAGATGTCAACTCCAGTGTACGAGAGaatcggcgccgccgcgacaTTAACAGAGCGGTCTACGGCTTTAGCTGCTGTTGTGTGTTGGAGTCCGGTCGACGATGCAGACGGTGATTCGGGTTGAAGGATGGTGCTCCAGTCGTAATATGACAAGTTTCGACCGGTGCCGATTGCGACCTCGAGCACATGTCCCGAAGCCTCTGCAGCTAGTTTGCGCCGCAAAGCAGTGATACCCATCAACCACTCAGAGCCATCGAGACTCTGGTCGAATTTCCGAGCCGACTCCTTGGTAAAGACATTGCTGGGACGCCCTTTGGGAACAGTATCTGGGCCTGATTCCGAACCTTGGCAGCAAGGCGACGAACAGAGTGAGGAGACCAGGAGGCTTATGTATATGCCCAGGCCCAAAGCCACAACACCGGATGCGAGCAAGGGTGTCTTCCTGGCCTTGAATATAATATCGGCAGTTTCGAGAGCAGGGGCTGGAGTTGAGGACGGGGTCGGGTTAGCGCGGCGAGGAGAGTAAGTTTTGGCCTGTTTCATTCTATGCCATTGTAAGCAAGCGAGTATGGCTGGGTATGCGTTATTGGTAGGTAGAACCGACTGTTGAGAAGGCTTCGAATTCTGTCTCATCGATCGAGTTGAAGCTAATCTTTGCAGAGCCGAGGGAAGTCTAGCAGACAATCTCCATCTAGGGCATCCAGCCCGGGTTGCATTGCGTAGCATCGGCCGAGTTTGCTGTCAAGAGAAACAGAGCAGTATATTTCGTATCGCTGGGCCGAGAGGATGGTGTTGGAAGTAGGTGAGATTGGCTGGGGTTTGGGAGCAGTTACCTCCGTGGAATTCGGTTGGTTGTGTTCAATCG from Colletotrichum higginsianum IMI 349063 chromosome 4, whole genome shotgun sequence includes:
- a CDS encoding Methyltransferase OMS1, with the translated sequence MLRNATRAGCPRWRLSARLPSALQRLASTRSMRQNSKPSQQSVLPTNNAYPAILACLQWHRMKQAKTYSPRRANPTPSSTPAPALETADIIFKARKTPLLASGVVALGLGIYISLLVSSLCSSPCCQGSESGPDTVPKGRPSNVFTKESARKFDQSLDGSEWLMGITALRRKLAAEASGHVLEVAIGTGRNLSYYDWSTILQPESPSASSTGLQHTTAAKAVDRSVNVAAAPILSYTGVDISGEMLGVAIDKLAQMVPQLAGVESQAQQQSLPAQSHWGVYSYLSNKLRVFQSDIHVFIPPPPEQISTSTKYDFVCSTFSLCSVRDPKQVIRDLANMVKPDTGRIILVEHGRGWWGFVNGLLDRSAASHFKKYGCWWNRDIAHIIESAAESLPELEVVKLDRPYITQLGTTLWVELRVSHTS